A single region of the Kwoniella botswanensis chromosome 1, complete sequence genome encodes:
- a CDS encoding methylenetetrahydrofolate reductase: MPKITSLLEDRKGPFHTFEFFPPRTEAGLVNLLDRIQRLASAPLPSPLAVSVTWGAGGSTADKSLELAEHITKLGLEVILHLTCTNMPKEKVDQALEKCKSLGIRNILALRGDAPRSEEYSTEPNPQPDYFQHADDLVRYIRKNYDDYFSIGVAGYPTPHPDSDSPESDLEYLKVKCDAGADFIVTQLFYDVQGFLDWVKVCREKGITQPIIPGIMPIQNFSSFRRLVNLTKCPVPESISSDLLPISSDDSSVKKYGAELASKMVKQILDSGLVPGIHFCTLNLEKSVRTILENLNWTANSTVNVEKSPLLRHNRLIEDDQPTTNGAIAINGHSTSNHNHQISELSISPSEASQIAQWGLQHHSLPPVPKKAAIQGGAPSNSGQGQEDSWDEYPNGRFTDVRSPAYGEIDGWGSGLKITAAQALKEWGTPTTLSELSEFFTSYLKSSPQTPTTPFCDLPLSPESLTILPYLLELNSAKMNCWTVGSQPAVDAVNSEDPIHGWGPRGGYVFQKSFVEFFVKPDEVRKLKEKVERRGGGKISFYAGNKKGDFKTNTEEDTVNAVTWGVFPGQEIVQSTIIETESFLAWKEEAFDIWTEWSLLYPRHSPARKLLEGIASEWWLVSLIHHDYKDKEALWRFLLEE, from the exons ATGCCAAAGATTACCTCTCTTCTGGAAGATCGGAAAGGTCCATTCCACACCTTCGAGTTCTTCCCCCCAAGGACGGAAGCAGGTCTGGTCAATCTACTCGATCGTATCCAGAGATTGGCTTCAGCACctctaccttcacctttggCGGTATCAGTCACTTGGGGAGCTGGAGGCTCAACAGCGGATAAATCCCTGGAACTAGCTGAACATATCACCAAGCTGGGTCTGGAAGTGATTTTGCATTTGACATGTACGAATATGCCGAAAGAGAAGGTTGATCAGGCTTTGGAG AAATGCAAATCACTCGGAATCCGAAATATCCTAGCATTAAGGGGTGATGCACCCCGATCTGAGGAATATTCCACCGAACCTAATCCTCAACCAGACTATTTCCAACATGCCGATGACCTAGTCCGATATATCAGGAAGAACTATGATGATTATTTCAGTATTGGTGTAGCTGGATACCCAACTCCTCATCCTGACAgcgactcacctgaatcgGATTTAGAATACCTCAAAGTGAAGTGTGATGCAGGAGCGGACTTCATCGTCACGCAGTTGTTTTATGATGTTCAGGGGTTTTTGGACTGGGTGAAAGTTTGtagagagaaag GTATCACACAACCAATCATACCCGGTATCATGCCCATCCAgaacttctcttccttccgaAGACTAGTCAATCTCACCAAATGTCCCGTACCCGAATCAATCTCTTCCGACTTATTGCCAATTTCATCGGATGATTCGTCAGTGAAAAAATACGGAGCTGAATTAGCTTCTAAGATGGTCAAACAGATCTTAGATTCTGGCTTGGTCCCCGGAATCCACTTTTGTACTCTAAACTTGGAAAAATCGGTTAGAACCATCTTAGAAAACCTCAATTGGACTGCCAATTCTACAGTTAATGTGGAGAAATCACCTCTGTTGAGACATAATAGGTtaattgaagatgatcaacctaCCACCAACGGTGCGATAGCTATCAATGGTCACTCAACATCCAACCACAATCATCAAATATCGGAATTATCCATCAGTCCAAGTGAAGCTAGTCAAATCGCACAATGGGGCTTACAACACCACTCGTTACCACCTGTTCCCAAGAAAGCTGCTATCCAAGGTGGTGCGCCCTCGAATAGTGGTCAGGGCCAAGAAGATTCTTGGGACGAATACCCAAATGGTAGATTTACGGATGTAAGATCCCCTGCTTATGGTGAGATTGACGGTTGGGGAAGTGGTTTGAAGATTACC GCTGCCCAAGCATTGAAAGAATGGGGTACACCCACGACCCTTTCTGAGCTTTCGGAGTTTTTCACTTCGtacctcaaatcatctcctCAGACACCTACCACCCCTTTCTGTGACTTACCACTATCCCCCGAGTCATTGACAATCTTACCGTATCTATTGGAATTGAATTCGGCGAAAATGAACTGCTGGACTGTGGGTTCACAACCTGCTGTGGATGCTGTCAATTCCGAAGATCCCATACATGGTTGGGGTCCAAGAGGCGGATATGTATTCCAGAAATCGTTCGTGGAGTTCTTCGTCAAGCCCGATGAGGTCAGgaaattgaaagagaaggttgagaggaGAGGCGGGGGGAAGATTAGCTTCTATGCTGGTAataagaag GGAGATTTCAAAACGAACACTGAAGAAGATACTGTCAACGCAGTTACATGGGGTGTTTTCCCAGGACAAGAGATCGTTCAGTCTACTATCATCGAAACTGAATCTTTCTTAGcctggaag GAAGAAGCATTTGATATTTGGACAGAATGGTCATTACTTTATCCTAGACATTC